From Pseudorasbora parva isolate DD20220531a chromosome 25, ASM2467924v1, whole genome shotgun sequence, one genomic window encodes:
- the oaz2a gene encoding ornithine decarboxylase antizyme 2a, which yields MVSLRGKKTCATQRKVVPCLARGSRLQGLCGAPDAPLPLTKIPGGRGTGRDLPHSVLHKDEKLTVTQAGSVSGAPPVLHFQYQLSERRLSSWDTVLSDDALYLEIPAGALHNGSKEGFTRLLEFAEEQLKVSYVFLWLHKNRDDRLSIMKTFHYMGFEVVKPGHPLVPVRPDLLFMVYSIDSSSSDEE from the exons TTGTGCCGTGCTTGGCTCGAGGCAGCAGGCTCCAGGGCCTCTGTGGTGCTCCTGATGCCCCTCTCCCACTAACGAAGATCCCGGGTGGGCGAGGGACGGGCAGGGATCTCCCTCACAGCGTACTTCACAAG GACGAAAAGCTGACAGTGACTCAGGCAGGATCAGTCAGCGGAGCGCCCCCAGTCCTGCACTTCCAGTACCAGTTGAGCGAGCGACGACTCTCAAGCTGGGACACAGTTCTCTCAGACGATGCCCTCTACCTGGAAATCCCAGCTGGAGCTCTCCACAATGGCAGCAAAGAAGG TTTCACCAGGCTTTTGGAGTTTGCAGAGGAGCAGTTGAAAGTCAGCTATGTGTTCCTGTGGCTTCACAAAAACAGAGACGATCGAT TGTCCATCATGAAGACCTTCCACTACATGGGGTTTGAAGTGGTGAAACCTGGCCACCCGCTGGTGCCGGTCCGGCCCGATCTTCTCTTTATGGTCTATTCCATAGACAGCAGTAGTTCTGACGAAGAGTGA